Part of the Sulfuriflexus mobilis genome is shown below.
ATACCGGCCGCCAATGGGGATGCCAGTTATGAGATCCCCATCCCGGCAACCTACGTTATCGCCACCGATGGCACGATTGTCGCGGCGCACGTCGATAAAAACTATACGATGCGCATGGAGCCGGTAGATATTCTTGATGCCTTGCGCAATCTTTAACAACACGATATAAAAAAACATATTCATACACAATGAATAAAGCGGAGTATTACATGACGACGACAGATCTTTTTACCCCTTTGCAACTCGGCCCAAGCCTGTTAAAAAACCGGATGGTTATGGCCCCACTGACACGCAATCGTGCAACGACCGAACTGGTGCCACAGGCCATCAATGTTGAATACTATAAACAACGCGCCAGTGCCGGGTTGATCATCACCGAGGCGAGTCCGATCTCAACACAGGGCGTTGGTTATCCGCTGACGCCGGGGATTTTCACACAGGCGCAAACCGATGGCTGGAAAAAAGTGGTGGATGCCGTGCATGAGAAGGGCGGCCACATTTTTATACAGCTATGGCATGTCGGCCGTATCTCGCATCCCTCTTTCCATGAAAATGATGCCTTGCCCGTTGCACCTTCCGCGATTCGCCCTGCAGGTGATGCCTTTACCTATACAGGCCTGCAGCCATTTGTCACACCGCGCGCACTGGCAACCGAAGAACTTGCCGGCATTGTTGAGCAATATCGTAAGGCCGCTGAATACGCCAAACAGGCGGGTTTTGATGGCATTGAGGTCCACGCGGCCAATGGCTATCTGCTGGATGAGTTCCTGCGTGATGGTACCAACCAGCGCACGGATGAGTATGGTGGTTCCGTGGAAAATCGCTGTCGCTTGTTAATGGAGGTCATTGATGCGGTCACTAGCGTCTGGCCTGCTAATCAGGTGGGTGTACGCATCTCACCTGAAAACAGCTTTAATGATATTCGTGACTCAGATCCACAGACAACCTTCAACGAGGTTGCCAAACGCCTGAGTACTGTTGGCCTGGCCTACCTGCATGCTGTTGAAGGTGACATAACTACGGGTGAACGCAAGGTGAATTATCGTGAAATAAAAGACCATTTCGGTGGCCTCTATATGGCGAATTATGCTTATGACCGGGAGCGGGCGCAAGCGGCCATTAAACAAGGTGATGTCGATATGGTCGCGTTTGGTGCCTTGTATATCGCCAACCCGGATCTGGTTGAACGCTTCAAGGTTAATGCCCCCCTCAACGCACCGGATCAAAATACCTTTTATGGTGGCGATGAGCACGGCTATACCGATTACCCGTTCATGCAGGCATAGTGACATCTGATGGGGTATCAGAAAATTATCGCTGCTATGCATCCCCGGTGATCGGGGCAATAGATATTATTCAAAATGCCTATCAGCCGCCGACCACTTGCCGCGTCGTTTAGCCAGCAGCAAGAGTCGGGTTCCGGCTTAGAAGGTGCCGCCGTTCCAACCCCACATCTTGCGCGGGGCATCGGCAAACTCGATATAAACCCGCTCTTTGGCCACACCGAGTTGTTTTTCGATTTCCAGACTCAAGATACGCGACAGGTCAGCGGTTTTGGCCTCCGGCAGGCCAATACTTTTCAGTTCTATGTAACAGGTGGGGTCAGGGCTGCCGGCAAACAGCATCGGCGTGGTGGGTTCGATGGCGACCATGACATAGCGTTCAGGTTTGCCCAGTTCCTCGGCAGTGAGGCTGGAAATGGCCTTGAGCAGGCTTTCACAGTGGGTTGCATCGAGTTCGACATTACTCTGGATCTTCACGAGGGGCATAGAGGCTACCTTACTTGCAGTATTGTTTGATCGCCTCGTTGGCCTGTGTGATGCGGGCCTGACGCTCTTCTTCCGCGAGCTGGGTGGCCTTGCCGTCTTTATCAATGGCGCGTATCCGAGGATGGGTTTGCAGGAATGTCAGGTTCTTGCGGGCCTGTTCACACTTGGCGGCCTGTTCGGCCTGTTCGGCAGCCTTCTTGTCGGCCTCGGCCTTGGCCTTGGCCTCATTCTCACGGCGCTCCTGAAAGCCCTCGAGACGTTTTTCCAACTCGCTCTGCACCTGCTGTGGATCAACGGCGGGTTTGGGCGGGGGCGTTACCTGGCTGAAGTCGCCTTTCGGCGGCGGGGTCTGGGTGTACTGGGTGATACCGTTTTCGTCCACCCACTTGTAGAGCGTGGCCATGGCCGGACTGGCCAGGCAGAGCAGGCCGGCAAATATGCTGGCGATTACGGTAGAGAACAGCTTGTTAGACATGCATAAGCCCCTTGTGCTGGTTTTGCCCAACTATAGCGCGAATGTGGAAAAGTCGTTAGTGACGCAGATCATGTGTCATGATTTTTTCCAATTTGTATCGAAAGCCCCGTTTTTTCAATGATATGCTTGACCCGGCGGCCCATTATAAGTACTTTCTCATATTGGCTTGGTATATGTGAAATGCCCTCATTTCGGGCAACTTTTCAGCCTTTTGTATGATTTTTGCTGACCGGAGGGCTCTATCTGGTCGGTGACGGGCTGTTAGTACTTCTCTATGTGCCTGTTATATAAGAATTTAATCGGAGATTCAAGACGTGCAACTGAACGGTGCCGAAATCCTGACCCATTTCCTGAAGGACGAGGGCGTAGAGTACGTCTTTGGCTATCCAGGTGGCGCGGTACTCTATATATACGATGAGCTGTTCAAGCAGCACGATGTGAAACACATCCTCGTACGCCATGAGCAGGGTGCCACGCACGCGGCCGACGGTTACGCACGTTCCACAGGCAAGCCCGGCGTGGTGCTGGTGACCTCAGGCCCGGGCGCGACCAATGCCGTCACCGGTATTGCCACGGCCTATATGGATTCAATCCCCATGGTCGTGATCACCGGCCAGGTGCCCACTTATGCCATTGGCTCTGATGCCTTCCAGGAAGTGGATGCGGTAGGCATTACTCGCCCGTGCGTAAAACACAACTTCCTCGTCAAGGATGTTAAGGACTTGGCCGAGACCCTGAAAAAGGCCTTTTACGTGGCGAGCACGGGTCGTCCCGGCCCGGTGGTGGTGGATATTCCAAAAGATGTCACCATGGCGAAGACCGACTATATGTTCCCGGAACAGATCGAGATGCGTTCCTATAACCCGGTCGTGAAGGGTCACCCCGGACAGGTCAAAAAGGCGGTTGAGCTGCTGTTAAAGGCCAAGCGCCCGATGATTTATTCCGGCGGTGGCGTAGTGCTCGGTGACGGCGCCAAGGAACTGATCGATTTCACCCAGCAACTGGGTGCACCGATCACGAATACCCTGATGGGCCTGGGGGCCTACCCGGCAACCGAAAAACAGTTTGTCGGCATGCTGGGTATGCACGGCACCTACGAGGCCAACATGGCGATGCACGAGTGCGATGTACTCGTCGCCGTCGGCGCGCGCTTCGATGACCGGGTGGTGGGCAAGATTGAACAGTTTTGCCCGGATGCGACGATTATTCATATTGATATCGACCCGGCCTCTATCTCAAAGAGTGTGGTCGTGGATGTGCCGATCGTCGGTGATGTGGCGACCGTGCTGAAAGACATGAGCACTATCATTCGTGACAGTAGCATCAAGCAGGACGAGAAGGCACTTAAGGCCTGGTGGAAGAAGATCGATGCATGGCGGGCTGTGAATTGCCTGAGCTATGATCGTCACAGTGCATTGATCAAGCCACAGTTTGCGATCGAAAAACTCTATGAGATCACCAATGGTGATGCTTATATCACCTCGGATGTCGGCCAGCACCAGATGTGGGCGGCACAGTTTTACAAGTTCGATAAGCCGCGTCGCTGGATCAACTCCGGTGGTCTGGGCACGATGGGCTTCGGCATGCCTGCCGCCATTGGTGTGCAGTTGGCGCATCCGGATGCGACCGTTGCTTGTGTGACCGGTGATGCAAGTATCCAGATGTGTATTCAGGAACTGAGTACGGCATTGCAATACAACACGCCGATCAAGATCATCAGCCTCAATAATCGCTATATGGGCATGGTGCGCCAGTGGCAGGAGTTCTTCTACGAGTCACGTTATTCGCACTCTTACATGGAAACGATCCCGGACTTCGTCAAGTTGACCGAGGCCTATGGCCATGTCGGCATGCGCATTGAGAAGCCGGCTGACCTGGAAGGGGCCATGCAGGAAGCCTTCGCTATGAAGGACCGCCTGGTCTTTATGGATATTGTTACCGATCAGGCTGAGAATGTTTATCCGATGATTGCCGCCGGTAAGGGGCACCACGAGATGCACCTTTCACCTGAGAGAGATTTAGCCTGATGCGACATATTGTTTCTATTTTGCTTGAGAATGAAGCCGGTGCCCTGTCTCGTGTGGCGGGCCTGTTTTCTGCGCGCGGTTATAATATCGAGTCATTGACCGTTGCACCGACAGAAGATCCATCATTATCACGGATGACACTGGTTACCCGTGGTTCGGATCAGATTATTGAACAAATCGTTAAACAACTGAACAAGTTGATTGATGTGGTGAAATTGATTGATTTGGCGGATGGTCCGCACATCGAGCGTGAAATGATGCTCATCAAGGTGCGCGCCGAAGGCAATGATTCCCGTGAAGAGATCAAGCGTCTGATTGATATCTTTCGTGGCCACATTATTGATGTCACAGACAGTAGTTACACATTGGAACTGACCGGGCCGGGCGAAAAGCTGGATGCCTTTATCCAGGCAGTTTCCGCGACGACTACGATTCTTGAAACAGTACGCTCTGGAGTATCCGGTATCGCCCGTGGTGCCAAGAGCCTGCATATTTAACAGATTTATTTTGAATATTATTGATTGAGGATGCCATGAATATTTATTACGACAAAGATGCTGACCTGAGCATCATCAAGGGCATGAATGTTGCCATTATTGGTTATGGTTCACAGGGCCATGCTCACGCCAACAATCTGAAAGACTCCGGTGTTAACGTGGTCGTGGGTCTGCGCAAGGGCTCTTCCTCTGCTGCCAAGGCCGAGGCCGCTGGTCTTGCCGTGAAGGAAGTGGCTGCTGCCGTGGCGGCTGCCGACCTGGTCATGATCCTGACACCGGATGAGTTCCAGTCAACGCTATACCGTGACGAGATCCAGCCAAACATCAAGCAGGGTGCGACACTGGCCTTCGCCCACGGTTTCAGTATTCACTACAACCAGGTGGTTCCACGTGCCGATCTTGACGTTATCATGATCGCACCGAAGGCCCCTGGTCATACCGTACGCAACGAATTCACTCGTGGCGGCGGTATCCCTGATTTGATCGCGATATACCAGGACGCCTCTGGCAAGGCCAAGGACACTGCACTGTCTTATGCCTCTGCCATTGGTGGTGGTCGTACCGGTATTATCGAAACGACCTTCAAAGATGAAACTGAAACAGACCTGTTTGGTGAGCAGGCCGTGCTGTGTGGCGGTGCCGTGGAACTGGTCAAGGCCGGTTTTGAGACCCTGACCGAAGCCGGTTATGCCCCGGAGATGGCTTACTTCGAGTGCCTGCATGAGCTGAAGTTGATCGTCGATCTCATGTACGAAGGTGGTATTGCCAACATGAACTACTCGATCTCGAACAATGCCGAGTATGGTGAATATGTGACAGGTCACAAGGTCATTAACGAAGAGAGTCGTTGGGCCATGCGTGAAGCCCTGGAAAATATCCAGAACGGTGAGTACGCCAAGCGCTTCATCCTTGAAGGTCAGTCCAATTACCCTGAAATGACTGCGCGTCGTCGTAACAATGCGGCCCACCCGATCGAGCAGACCGGTGCCAAGTTGCGTAGCATGATGCCCTGGATTACAGAAAACGCCCTGGTCGACAAGAGCAAAAACTAAGTTCAAAATAATCAAGCGATGCGGTCATATGACCGCATCGTTTTTTCTAGTCGGATGTCATAAACCACTGTGCAAAAAAAACATACCTTTATCGCCCAGGAAGGACGCCCGTATATTCTGCTTAGCCTGGTCCTTGCAGGTCTGGTCTGGTTTTACCTGGGTCTTACCGCAAGCCTGCCTATCTGGCCCGTGCCTTTTATCCTGATTTTTCTGTTCCGAGATCCGGTTCGAACTATCCCTGCAGAACCCTTAGCCATTGTTAGCCCGGTGGATGGCGAGGTCATCGAGGTGGAAGCGGTACGTGACGGTTTCCTGGATCGTGATGCCATCAAGATCGTCTTGTCGATGGGATTGATGGATATGTATTCCATTCGCAGCCCGATTGAGGGCAAGGTTATGAACCAGTGGCTGGTAGGCAGACGCTTTGCCGTATCGGATGCACCGCGTTTTGCGCAATGGATCCAGACCGATGAAAATGATGACCTGTTAATGGCCATCTACACAAGCGTTTTACCCCGTCACCCGCGCTGTTATGTACAATCAGGCGAACGTGTCGGGCAGGGGCAGCGTTGCGGCTTTATGAGTTTTGGTGCCCGTCTCGAAATCTATGTGCCCGCTGAGAGTCGTATTGAGGTAAAACCCGGGCAGCCCGTGCGCGCCGGTGAGAGCGTGATCGCGCATTTTATCCATCGAAGCTAGTTGCGAAAGCCACGTGAAGCAGCCAATATAACAACCATGAGCGAAACCCAGCAAAACGAAACCAGTCCGAAAAGGCGTCGTCGTGGTATCTACTTGTTGCCAAACCTGTTTACTACGGCAGGCCTGTTTGCAGGTTTTTACGCAATTATTGCCGCCATTGGCGGGCATTTTGAGAATGCCGCCATGGCGATCTTCGTCGCCATGCTGATGGATGGCTTTGATGGCCGGGTCGCGCGCATGACCCACACGGAGAGTGACTTTGGTGCTGAGTACGACAGCATGGCCGATATGGTCTCCTTTGGTGTGGCCCCGGCGCTGGTGGTTCACCAGTGGGCCCTGACCAGTATGGGCAACATCGGCTGGTTTGCGTCATTTGTCTATACTGCCGGTGCAGCCCTGCGGCTGGCCCGTTTTAACACCCAGTTGGGTATCGCCGACAAGCGTTACTTCCAGGGCCTGGCCAGTCCGGCGGCGGCGGCCCTGATAGCCGGCCTGGTCTGGCTGGGGGCCGACCTGGGTTGGGAGGGCGCAGACAAGCGCGTTATTGCCTTCCTGTTGACCTTCTTTGCCGGTGTGCTCATGGTCAGTAATATCCGTTACCACAGCTTCAAACAGTTCGACCTGCATGGCAAGGTGCCGTTTATCGTCATGGTTGCACTGGTGCTTGCGTTTGCGGTGATTTACCTGCACCCGCCTATCGTCCTGTTTGCCGGGTTCCTGCTCTATGCCGTTTCAGGTCTGATTCTGACCTTATGGCAGCTGCAACGTCGCCGTGCCGAACGAAAGCAGGAGCAGCAGACTTCCAGGAGCAATCCCGAGGCCTGAAGCACTTGGCAAATGCCACTGTCGGGGCTATAGTTAGTTTCATGAATACCTTAATACACAAGTCAGCTGTCCAGAAGGCCCGTCCGGGTCAGGCTGCTCTGTGTCTGGCACTCTCCCTGCTCCTGCCGTAAGGCAGACTATACAAACCCCATACCCTGGCGAGGGTCAGTAAAACGCAAAAATTATCCAAGAATCAATAGAATACCTGCCGCCTGAGCGTGCCCATTGGGGCCTGTGAGTGGTAAAATGCCGGCAGTATTGCCTGGAGTCAGACATGAGTGACAAGTTAATTATTTTCGATACGACCTTGCGCGACGGGGAGCAGAGCCCCGGTGCCTCGATGACCAAAGACGAGAAGGTGCGTATTGCCAGGGCGCTGGAGCGCATGCGCGTGGACGTGATCGAGGCCGGTTTTCCGATTGCCTCACAGGGTGATTTCGAGGCGGTCAAAGCCGTCGCCGACACAGTGCAGGACAGTATGATTTGCGGCCTGGCGCGTGCGCTGGATAAGGATATTGACCGGGCCGGCGAGGCCCTGAAGGGCGCCAATTCGGCACGTATCCATACCTTTATCGCCACCTCGCCGATCCATATGCAGGAAAAACTGCGTATGGCACCGGAGCAGGTATTGGAACAGGCCGTGCGCGCCGTCAAACGCGCCCGCCAGCATACCGATAATGTCGAATTTTCACCGGAAGATGCCGGGCGTTCTGAACTGGACTTCCTGTGCCGTGTACTGGAGGCGGTGATCGACGCCGGTGCGACGACGCTGAACATCCCGGATACGGTTGGCTACAATCTGCCGCACCAGTTCGGTGAGTTGATCTACAACCTGCGGGAAAAGATCCCGAATTCCGACAAGGCGGTGTTTTCGGTGCACTGTCATAACGACCTGGGTCTGGCCGTCTCGAACTCCTTGTCCGCGGTATTGAATGGTGCACGCCAGATCGAGTGTACGATTAACGGTCTCGGCGAGCGTGCCGGTAATGCCTCGTTGGAAGAGGTGGTCATGGCGGTGCGTACGCGTCAGGATATCTTTGACTGCGATACTACGCTGGACACGACGCAGATCATGACCTGTTCACGTCTGGTCTCCAGTATCACCGGTTTTGCCGTGCAGCCGAACAAGGCGATTGTCGGTGCGAACGCCTTTGCCCATGAATCCGGTATTCATCAGGATGGCGTACTGAAAAATCGTGAGACCTACGAGATCATGCGCGCCGAGGATGTGGGTTGGGCGACCAACCGCATGGTGCTGGGCAAACACTCCGGGCGAAATGCCTTCCGTACCCGTATGCAGGAGTTGGGGATTAGCTTTGCCAGTGAGGATGAAGTGAATGCTGTCTTTTCACGTTTCAAAGATTTGGCAGATAAAAAGCATGATATCTTTGATGAAGACTTGCAGTCACTGGTGACAGAGGTGGGTATTGAGGCCGAGAATGAACGTTTTAAGCTGTTGTCATTGAAAGTGTGTAGCGAAACCGGCGAGACGCCGGATGCAAGTATCACCCTGTGGGTGGACGGCGAGGAAAAGTCTGCCCACGCCCAGGGTGGCGGACCGGTGGATGCCACTTTCAAGGCTATAGAAGAGATCGTACATAGTGAAACCGAACTGCAATTGTACTCGGTGAACAATATCACCTCGGGTACTGATGCGCAGGGTGAGGTGACAGTGCGTCTGGAAAAAGGTGGCAGTATTGTGAATGGCCAGGGTGCCGATACCGATATCGTGATTGCCTCGGCCAAGGCCTATATCAATGCACTGAACAAGATTGTTCATCCGGTTGAACGTGCCCATCCACAAGGTGCCGATGTGTAATGCGTGACCCGTATCTTCAGGCGATGGGGATTGAACAGTGGGTGCGGCGTGAGCCGCACCTGCATCAGTCTGATGTTGCCGAAGAGAAGCATGATGTTCCGGTTAAAGTCCTGCCAGCGGTTGCTGAATCGAGCGCCGAGGCAGTCACGCCCATCCCGGTTATGGAACTCAGCCCAACACAAAGTCGTCAGTCACATAATGTCGACGGACTCGACTGGTCCGGTCTTGAAAGCCGCGTTAGCGAATGCAGGATTTGTGACCTGCATGCAACGCGAACCCATACCGTATTTGGTATGGGGGATCGCAACGCCGACTGGATGATTATTGGCGAGGCACCCGGTGCCGATGAGGATAAGCAGGGCGAACCCTTTGTTGGTCGCGCCGGTGAGTTACTCACTGCCATGTTGCAAGCCATGAAGCTGAGACGTGAACAGGTCTATATCACCAATATCCTCAAGTGTCGCCCACCACAAAACCGTGACCCAAGCCAGGATGAGATACGGTGTTGCCAGCCCTATCTGCATCGCCAGATTGAATTGCTCCGGCCGAAGGTGATCCTGGCCGTCGGTCGTATCGCGGCACAAAGCCTGCTTGAACGTGACGAGACCATGAAGGCCATGCGCGGTCAGCGTTTTGAATATGCCGATACCGGTATCCCGGTGGTGGTGACCTATCACCCGGCCTACCTGCTGCGTTCGCCGACCGAGAAGCGCAAGTCATGGCAGGACCTGCAGTTTGCCCTGCGACGGTTTGCAGAGCAGGGGGGGAGATCTTGAGTGCCATCCTGCAAGCTGTGCCGATACGTCTACGCCCCATGCGAGAGACCGATATCGATGCGGTGATAGCGATAGAAAATGCTATCTACCCCTTTCCCTGGACAGAGGGCATCATGCGTGACTGCCTGCGAGTGGGCTATTGCTGCTGGCTGGCGGTACAGGAAGAGCAGGTGGTCGGTTACTGCATCATGTCAATCGGAGCCGGTGAGTCACACCTGTTGAATATCTGCATTCACCGTGACTGGCAACGACAGGGTGTCGCCAGCCAGTTGATGAAAAACATGCTCAATATCGCCAGACGTCATGGTGCCGAGACCTGTCTGCTCGAGGTGCGTCCATCCAACATCGTCGCCATCGAGCTGTACGAAAAACTGGGCTTTTCCCAGGTCGGCCTGCGCAAGGCCTATTACCCTGCGGAAAATGGCCATGAGGATGCCTTGATCCTGGCCTACCCCTTATCAGATTATGAGGAATAGCCGTTTAGTCGCGCCGCCGTTTCAGGTAGAATTGCGCCCAGTTTCACAGTAACGAAAATCATGTCCGAGATTGCAGACCAAGCGGCCCTGCGCCGCACCTTCGCCATCATCTCCCACCCCGATGCCGGCAAGACCACACTCACCGAAAAGCTCCTGCTTTATGGGGGTGCGATCCAGCTCGCCGGTACGGTGAAAGGGCGCAAGGCCGACCGCCATGCCACTTCCGACTGGATGGAACTGGAAAAACAGCGAGGTATCTCGGTGACCTCCTCGGTCATGCAGTTCCCGTATGCCGGTAAGATCATCAACCTGCTGGATACGCCGGGCCACGAGGACTTCTCGGAAGATACCTACCGCACGCTGACTGCGGTGGATTCGGCACTCATGGTGATCGACTGTGCCAAGGGTGTAGAGGCCCGTACCATCAAGCTGATGGATGTCTGTCGTCTGCGTGATACGCCGATCATCACCTTTATCAACAAGCTGGACCGTGAAGGTCGTGATCCACTCGAGTTGCTCGATGAGGTTGAGAATATTCTCAAGATCCGTTGTGCCCCGATCACCTGGCCGATTGGCATGGGTAAGAATTTCAAAGGTGTCTTCCATTTGTATAATGATTGCGTCCACCTCTTCAGTCCGACCCATAAGGGAAAGTTGCAGGAAGGCGAGATCATCCTGGGCCTGGATAATCCGCGTCTTGATGAAGTGCTCGGTGACAAGGTGGATGAATTGCGTGAAGAGATTGAGCTCGTGCGTGGTGCGAGTAACGAGTTTGATGTTGAGGCCTATCTTAAGGGTGAACTGAGTCCGGTTTCATTTGGCTCGGCGATTAATAATTTTGGCATTAAGGAATTGCTGGATACCTTTGTCGAATACGCGCCACCACCCCTGCCACGCAAGGCAGATACCCGTATAGTGAAACCGGAAGAAGAAAAGTTCAGTGGCTTTGTATTCAAGATTCAGGCAAATATGGATCCTGCTCACCGCGACCGTATTGCCTTTATGCGCGTGACCTCGGGAAAGTTCAGCAGCGGCATGAAGATGCGTCAGGTGCGTATCGGTCGAGACGTTCAGATCGCCAATGCGATTACATTTATGGCCCGTGAGCGTGAAAACGTTGTTGAGGCCTTTCCCGGAGACATTATTGGTCTGCATAACCATGGCACGATCAAGATTGGGGATACCTTTACCCAGGGTGAAGATCTGAAGTTTACGGGTATCCCGCATTTTGCTCCTGAAATGTTCAGACGTGTGGTCCTGCGTGACCCATTGAAAATGAAGGCCCTACAAAAGGGTTTGATTCAGCTCTCAGAAGAAGGTGCAACCCAGGTCTTTCGGCCCATGAACAGCAATGACCAGATACTTGGTGCAGTCGGTGTGCTGCAGTTTGATGTGGTCGCCTATCGACTGAAGGATGAATACAATGTCGAATGCAGTTACGAGCCGATTCAGGTCGCCACAGCACGTTGGGTAGAGTGTGATGACCCGAAGATGCTCGAAGACTTCCGCAAAAAGGCCTTTGACAACCTGTCACTCGACGGGGCCGAGGAGCTGACCTACCTGGCACCGAGCCGGGTCAATCTTGAGCTGACCATGGAGCGTTGGCCAGAAATAAAATTCCACGCCACCCGGGAACATTGATAACATATCAATAAGTTGTTGTAATATAAAACAATTGCCTTGAGGGCGGCGACGTCAGTGCGCTATCCGTGCGCTCGACTTTCCTAAAGTTATTCAGTAGCTTACCGATAGCCTATGTATGTAGATAGGTGTATAGGTATATGCATGCACATTTTCAATAATAATAAGATTACTCGATGTTTTCTGGGCCTGGTTTTACTGGGCCTGTTGGTGATACCTGCCGCGTTGGCGGCAGGGCAAAAACAGGCGAAGACGGATCTGCGCGTACTGGTCGATGTTTCCGGCAGTATGAAACAAAATGACCCTGAAAATCTGCGACGCACGGCCTTGCGTCTGTTAATCGGTCTGGTACCAGAACAGGCCCGCGTCGGCATCTGGACCTTTGGTCAATACGTGAACATGCAGGTCAAACCAGGATTTGCCGACGAGGCCTGGAAGAAGACCGCGCGAGAGGAGGCCGACAAGGTACATTCGCGGGGCCTTTATACCAATATCGAGTCAACCATTGATAAGAGTACCTGGGATTGGCGCAAACCTGACCCAAGCTGGAATCGACATCTGATTCTCTTGACCGATGGACAAGTGGATATCTCGAAAGACAAGGGTAAGAACCAGGCCTCCCGTAATACAATCCTCAAAGACCTGTTACCGAAGTTAAAGGCGGCGGGTGTAAAGTTACACACCATCGCTTTGTCAAAGAATGCCGATCATGAATTGTTAAAGAAACTCGCTACTGAAACCGATGCCTGGTATGAGCCGGTGGAGTCAGCAGAAAAGTTGCAGAAGGTCTTCCTGCGATTATTTGAGAAGTCCACATCGACAGATAATGTACCTCTTATTGGTAACCATTTTGAGGTCGATGACAGTATCAATGACATGACCCTGTTGGTATTCAGTAAGCAAGGGGATAAACCAACTCGGGTTATTCGACCGGACAACTCCAGTTTTCAGTATGGACAGATACCCAAAAATGTCTCATGGCATCATGACAAGGGTTTTGACCTGATAACAGT
Proteins encoded:
- a CDS encoding 2-isopropylmalate synthase — translated: MSDKLIIFDTTLRDGEQSPGASMTKDEKVRIARALERMRVDVIEAGFPIASQGDFEAVKAVADTVQDSMICGLARALDKDIDRAGEALKGANSARIHTFIATSPIHMQEKLRMAPEQVLEQAVRAVKRARQHTDNVEFSPEDAGRSELDFLCRVLEAVIDAGATTLNIPDTVGYNLPHQFGELIYNLREKIPNSDKAVFSVHCHNDLGLAVSNSLSAVLNGARQIECTINGLGERAGNASLEEVVMAVRTRQDIFDCDTTLDTTQIMTCSRLVSSITGFAVQPNKAIVGANAFAHESGIHQDGVLKNRETYEIMRAEDVGWATNRMVLGKHSGRNAFRTRMQELGISFASEDEVNAVFSRFKDLADKKHDIFDEDLQSLVTEVGIEAENERFKLLSLKVCSETGETPDASITLWVDGEEKSAHAQGGGPVDATFKAIEEIVHSETELQLYSVNNITSGTDAQGEVTVRLEKGGSIVNGQGADTDIVIASAKAYINALNKIVHPVERAHPQGADV
- a CDS encoding uracil-DNA glycosylase; amino-acid sequence: MRDPYLQAMGIEQWVRREPHLHQSDVAEEKHDVPVKVLPAVAESSAEAVTPIPVMELSPTQSRQSHNVDGLDWSGLESRVSECRICDLHATRTHTVFGMGDRNADWMIIGEAPGADEDKQGEPFVGRAGELLTAMLQAMKLRREQVYITNILKCRPPQNRDPSQDEIRCCQPYLHRQIELLRPKVILAVGRIAAQSLLERDETMKAMRGQRFEYADTGIPVVVTYHPAYLLRSPTEKRKSWQDLQFALRRFAEQGGRS
- the rimI gene encoding ribosomal protein S18-alanine N-acetyltransferase codes for the protein MSAILQAVPIRLRPMRETDIDAVIAIENAIYPFPWTEGIMRDCLRVGYCCWLAVQEEQVVGYCIMSIGAGESHLLNICIHRDWQRQGVASQLMKNMLNIARRHGAETCLLEVRPSNIVAIELYEKLGFSQVGLRKAYYPAENGHEDALILAYPLSDYEE
- a CDS encoding peptide chain release factor 3 — its product is MSEIADQAALRRTFAIISHPDAGKTTLTEKLLLYGGAIQLAGTVKGRKADRHATSDWMELEKQRGISVTSSVMQFPYAGKIINLLDTPGHEDFSEDTYRTLTAVDSALMVIDCAKGVEARTIKLMDVCRLRDTPIITFINKLDREGRDPLELLDEVENILKIRCAPITWPIGMGKNFKGVFHLYNDCVHLFSPTHKGKLQEGEIILGLDNPRLDEVLGDKVDELREEIELVRGASNEFDVEAYLKGELSPVSFGSAINNFGIKELLDTFVEYAPPPLPRKADTRIVKPEEEKFSGFVFKIQANMDPAHRDRIAFMRVTSGKFSSGMKMRQVRIGRDVQIANAITFMARERENVVEAFPGDIIGLHNHGTIKIGDTFTQGEDLKFTGIPHFAPEMFRRVVLRDPLKMKALQKGLIQLSEEGATQVFRPMNSNDQILGAVGVLQFDVVAYRLKDEYNVECSYEPIQVATARWVECDDPKMLEDFRKKAFDNLSLDGAEELTYLAPSRVNLELTMERWPEIKFHATREH